A genomic window from Pseudomonas cavernicola includes:
- the sbcD gene encoding exonuclease subunit SbcD, with product MRILHTSDWHLGQHFMGKTRQAEHQAFIAWLIEQCSVHCVDALIIAGDIFDTGAPPSYARELYNDLIVALRASSTELVVLGGNHDSVAMLGESKSLLAHLNTRVIPGVSEQLEEQLLVLHTRDGQPGALLCGIPFIRPRDVLQSQAGQSAQDKQLSLQEAIHQHYQKLYALAEAKRDELGGELPIIATGHLTTVGASASESVREIYVGALEAFPTSAFPPAAYIALGHIHRPQKVGGLEHIRYCGSPIPLSFDEAKQTKEVLLVEFDGRGLQSITALPVPRFQPLLSVRGSLSELQSAIAEAAKQGRPEQPVWLEVLVSADDYLSDLQVRIQTLTEGLPVEVLRIRRERGNAQASLQVSAKETLDELSTDDVFAQRLSSEALDEALQTRLQGLYRQVVGELQEGKA from the coding sequence ATGCGCATTCTGCACACCTCCGACTGGCACCTTGGCCAGCATTTCATGGGTAAAACTCGCCAGGCCGAGCATCAGGCGTTTATCGCCTGGTTGATCGAGCAGTGCTCAGTTCATTGCGTAGATGCGTTGATCATTGCCGGCGATATCTTCGATACCGGTGCGCCGCCGAGCTATGCCCGTGAGTTGTACAATGACCTTATCGTCGCCCTGCGCGCCAGCAGCACGGAGTTGGTGGTGCTCGGCGGCAACCATGACTCGGTGGCGATGCTCGGCGAGAGCAAAAGCCTCTTGGCCCACCTCAATACCCGAGTGATTCCCGGCGTCAGTGAGCAGCTGGAGGAACAACTGCTGGTGCTGCACACGCGTGATGGCCAGCCGGGCGCGCTCCTCTGTGGCATCCCGTTTATCCGCCCGCGCGACGTGCTGCAAAGCCAGGCGGGGCAGAGCGCACAGGACAAACAACTGTCGCTGCAGGAAGCGATTCACCAGCATTACCAGAAACTCTACGCACTGGCCGAAGCCAAGCGCGACGAACTGGGCGGCGAGTTGCCAATCATCGCCACCGGCCATCTGACCACCGTCGGCGCCAGTGCCAGCGAGTCGGTGCGGGAGATCTACGTCGGCGCGTTGGAGGCCTTCCCCACTAGTGCTTTTCCGCCGGCGGCCTATATCGCCCTCGGGCATATTCACCGGCCGCAAAAGGTCGGTGGGCTGGAGCATATCCGCTACTGCGGCTCGCCGATTCCGCTGAGCTTCGATGAGGCCAAGCAGACCAAGGAAGTGCTGCTGGTGGAGTTCGATGGCCGCGGTTTGCAGAGCATCACAGCGCTGCCGGTGCCACGTTTTCAGCCGTTGTTGTCGGTGCGCGGTTCGTTGAGCGAACTGCAAAGCGCCATCGCCGAGGCGGCTAAACAAGGCCGGCCGGAGCAACCGGTCTGGCTGGAAGTGCTGGTCAGTGCCGATGATTACCTGAGTGATCTGCAGGTACGCATTCAGACGCTTACCGAAGGTTTGCCGGTCGAAGTGCTGCGCATCCGCCGCGAGCGCGGCAACGCCCAAGCCAGTTTGCAGGTCAGCGCCAAAGAGACCTTGGACGAGCTGAGTACCGATGACGTATTCGCTCAGCGGTTAAGCAGTGAGGCGCTGGACGAGGCCCTGCAAACCCGCTTGCAGGGGTTGTACCGCCAGGTGGTCGGCGAGTTGCAGGAGGGCAAGGCATGA
- a CDS encoding TAXI family TRAP transporter solute-binding subunit, with translation MRRIIKDLKIMLLANLWIVPVLAALVGAVFYFVAPPPPMSATIATGPEGGGYAAFAEKLKSELAKQGFALTLVPSAGSQDNLQRLLAKHSEVQLALVQSGLERQLSDQERTQLRSLGAVYQEPLWLFYRTAVNLDRIADLLPLRLALGSPGSGTQAATEAILSANAISPEEYPAGWQAIGGTVAVNALSNGELDAAFLVGPAESPLVQQLAANPQVTLASFRRAAAYEARLPFFARVTVGEGLLNLAQNTPPQDIVTLSPVATLVVNSDFSPALAPLILQATREVMKNGTLLDKAGAFPTAMPVTFELSSDAEHYYTSGLPLLQRHLPFRIASLADRYIILLIPLLVILFPLFKAIGPLYRWRIRARIYRWYKYLREVDRQIDSGTLPEQLDVEIERLEQLEDKLAKVEVPLSYSNELYELHVHLRYVIERLQALQRRRATKAEQVG, from the coding sequence ATGCGCCGCATCATCAAAGACCTGAAAATCATGTTGCTTGCCAACCTCTGGATAGTGCCGGTGTTGGCCGCCCTGGTGGGCGCGGTGTTCTATTTCGTGGCGCCGCCACCGCCGATGTCGGCGACCATAGCGACCGGGCCGGAAGGCGGGGGTTATGCGGCGTTTGCCGAGAAGCTGAAAAGCGAGTTGGCCAAGCAAGGCTTTGCGCTGACTTTGGTGCCCAGCGCCGGCTCGCAAGACAACCTGCAGCGCCTGCTCGCCAAGCACAGCGAGGTGCAGCTTGCGCTCGTGCAAAGCGGCCTGGAGCGCCAGCTCAGCGACCAAGAGCGCACCCAGCTGCGAAGCCTCGGCGCGGTGTATCAAGAGCCGTTGTGGTTGTTCTACCGCACCGCGGTGAACCTCGACCGCATTGCCGATCTCCTGCCTCTGCGCTTGGCCCTTGGCAGCCCCGGCAGCGGCACGCAAGCGGCCACCGAGGCCATTCTCAGCGCCAATGCGATCAGCCCGGAGGAGTATCCCGCCGGCTGGCAGGCGATTGGCGGTACGGTGGCAGTCAACGCGCTGAGCAACGGTGAGCTGGATGCGGCATTTCTGGTCGGCCCAGCGGAAAGCCCCCTGGTGCAGCAACTCGCCGCAAACCCGCAAGTGACCCTGGCTAGCTTCCGCCGCGCTGCGGCCTACGAGGCACGTCTGCCGTTCTTCGCCCGCGTCACAGTCGGTGAGGGGCTGCTCAACTTGGCGCAAAACACCCCGCCGCAGGACATCGTCACCCTCTCGCCGGTCGCCACCCTGGTGGTCAACTCGGACTTCAGCCCGGCGCTGGCACCTTTGATTCTGCAGGCCACGCGCGAGGTGATGAAGAACGGCACCTTACTCGACAAGGCCGGCGCGTTCCCCACCGCCATGCCGGTGACCTTCGAGCTCTCCAGCGATGCCGAGCATTACTACACCAGCGGCCTGCCGCTGTTGCAGCGGCATCTGCCGTTTCGCATTGCCTCGCTGGCGGATCGCTACATCATTCTGCTGATCCCACTGCTGGTGATCCTCTTCCCGCTGTTCAAAGCCATCGGCCCGTTGTATCGCTGGCGCATCCGCGCGCGGATTTATCGCTGGTACAAGTACCTGCGCGAAGTCGACCGGCAGATCGACTCCGGCACGCTGCCGGAACAACTCGACGTCGAAATCGAGCGGCTGGAGCAGCTGGAAGACAAGCTAGCCAAGGTCGAGGTGCCACTCTCCTATTCCAACGAACTGTACGAGTTGCACGTCCACCTGCGCTATGTGATCGAACGTTTGCAGGCCTTGCAGCGCAGACGGGCGACCAAGGCCGAGCAGGTCGGGTAA
- the yejK gene encoding nucleoid-associated protein YejK, translating into MPIRHCIVHLIDKKPDGTPAVLHARNTELAESQAIENMLADLNESYNAKQGKAWGFFQAESGAYPFSGWLKEYNEGGQDFTAFSRQAVEHLQKLMEESNLSTGGHVLFAHYQQGMTDYLAIALLHHSEGVAVNAALDVTPAKHLDLGQLHLAARINISEWQNNKQSKQYISFIKGKNGKKVSEYFRDFIGCQEGVDSPSETRTLLKAFSDFVESEDLPEEQARAKTDTLVDYATSQAKLGEPMTLQELSGLIDEERPRAFYDHIRNKDYGLSPEIPADKRTLSQFRRFTGRAEGLSISFEAHLLGSKVEYDEAQDTLIIRNLPTQLRDQLKRRKD; encoded by the coding sequence ATGCCGATCCGCCATTGCATTGTCCACTTGATCGACAAAAAACCCGACGGCACGCCCGCCGTGCTGCACGCCCGCAACACCGAACTGGCCGAATCGCAAGCCATCGAGAACATGCTGGCCGACCTCAATGAGAGCTACAACGCCAAGCAGGGCAAGGCCTGGGGCTTCTTTCAAGCGGAGTCCGGCGCCTACCCGTTCAGCGGCTGGTTGAAGGAATACAACGAGGGCGGCCAGGACTTCACCGCCTTCAGTCGTCAGGCGGTGGAGCATCTGCAAAAGCTGATGGAGGAATCCAACCTCTCCACCGGCGGCCACGTGCTGTTCGCCCACTATCAGCAAGGCATGACCGACTACCTGGCGATCGCCTTGCTGCATCACAGCGAAGGGGTGGCAGTGAACGCCGCACTGGACGTGACCCCGGCCAAACACCTGGATCTTGGCCAGCTGCACCTGGCGGCGCGGATCAATATCTCCGAGTGGCAGAACAACAAGCAGTCCAAGCAATACATCTCCTTTATCAAGGGCAAGAACGGCAAGAAGGTCTCCGAGTACTTCCGCGACTTCATCGGCTGCCAGGAAGGCGTCGACTCGCCAAGCGAGACCCGCACCCTGCTGAAAGCCTTCAGCGACTTCGTCGAAAGCGAAGACCTGCCCGAAGAGCAGGCCCGGGCGAAAACCGACACATTGGTCGACTACGCCACCAGTCAGGCCAAGCTGGGCGAACCCATGACCCTGCAGGAACTCTCCGGGCTGATCGACGAAGAACGCCCACGGGCCTTCTACGACCACATCCGCAACAAGGACTACGGCCTGTCGCCGGAGATTCCGGCGGATAAGCGCACGCTGAGCCAGTTCCGCCGCTTCACCGGCCGCGCCGAGGGTTTGTCGATCAGCTTCGAGGCGCACCTGCTAGGCTCCAAGGTGGAATACGACGAGGCGCAGGACACCCTGATCATTCGTAACCTGCCGACCCAATTGCGCGACCAGCTCAAGCGTCGTAAGGACTGA